GTCCTGGCTCTGGATCTTGATCATTTTAAAAAAATTAATGATTCTCTGGGCATCGGGTGCGGTGATCAGATGCTCAAGGTGGTTGCGGAACGTCTTAAAAAACACGTTCGTCAAGGAGATAGCGTGGCCCGGATGGGCGGTGATGAGTTCATTATCCTCATCACAGGGATCAAATCACAAAATGATATTGTAACTGCCGCTGGGAAAATCCTTGATCTTCTTGCCGAACCGGTATCGATTGAAGGCCATGAGCTGGTCAGCACTGGCAGCTTGGGTATCTCCGTCTATCCCACGGATGCGGATGAAGTGGACCTGTTGCTAAAGCATGCCGACACCGCCATGTATCAAGCCAAAGAAACCGGGCGCAATCTTTACCAGTTTTATTCGCCGGATATGAACGAACGCGCCTTTGAGCGGCTGTTTCTCGATTCGGATCTGCATCGGGCATTGGCTAGAAATGAGTTGGAACTGTACTTTCAGCCGCAGATTGATTTGGAGAGCGGCAACGTGGTTGGTGCTGAGGCGTTACTGCGCTGGAATCATGTCAGCAAAGGGCAGATCTCTCCGGTGGTGTTTATCCCCTTGGCCGAGGAGTCGGATCTGATTCTCGATATTGGTCGCTGGGTTATGGAAGAGGCCTGCCGTCACGCCCGACAGTGGTATGACCAGGGCTATCAACATCTGCGCGTCGCTGTCAATTTGTCCGCCCGTCAATTTCGAAGTGACTTGCCGGATATCGTCGCCCGCGTCCTTCGAGAGACAGAGCTGCCTGCCCACTTGCTTGAGCTTGAACTGACGGAGAGCCTGTTGATGGAGCGTCCGGAACTGGCCCGCACCATTCTCAATAAATTACGGACACTGGGTAACCATTTGTCCATTGATGATTTTGGTACCGGCTATTCCTCGTTAAGTTATCTGAAACATTTCCCCATTGATCGTTTAAAAATTGATCGCAGTTTCGTCAAGGATCTCAATGTTGATCCGGATGATGCGATCATTGTTGAGGCGATTATTGCTCTGGCGCATGGTCTACGACTGAATGTTGTTGCCGAAGGGGTAGAGACCACAGAGCAACTGGAGTTCATGCGCCGGCACGGCTGTGATGAAATTCAGGGATTTGTGGTCGCCCGTCCCATGCAGGCGGAAGAATTTTGTCGTTATCTGCAACAACAAAAGAGTGTGAAAACCGGTTAGCTATGTACGAACCCCCAGTTTCTCATCTGCCGATGGTGACCCCGGATCTGGTTCTCCATGGAGCACCGGGCGGGCCATGGACTGTCGCTCGCATCAGCAACGAACTGCAAACACATCTTGACCATCATGTCTCCATCGGAGCGATGGTGGAACGGGTGCTTTCCAATGTCCGCCCCGCCATCATTCCTCTCGCCGAAGAAGTTCTCTCCTCACGGCAGAACGTCGATGATATTCTTCTTGAGTTTCCAGATGGGCAACGATACGCGGCGGAATTTTCCGACGGCGGTTTAAGTAGTGACTATCGCACGCATAGTGTGGTGGTCTATCTGCAGCCGGTTGGTGGTCGTGTCGACACAGAAGACGAGGCGTTTCACGATCTTGTCGGGCGCAGTGTCGCTATGCAGGAGGTGTTTCGCAAGATCAGACTTTATGCCGCTTCTGATGCCGCTGTCGTGATTACCGGAGAAACGGGTACCGGCAAAGAACTTGTTGCTCGGGCGATCCATGAAGAAAGTGAACGTCGCCATGGACCGTATATTGCCCTGAATTGTAGTGCCATCAGTGAAGACCTGCTGGAGTCCGAACTGTTCGGCCATGAAAAAGGGGCTTTTACCGGGGCCATTCGCAGCCATCGGGGGCGCTTTGAACGGGCCAATGGCGGCAGCCTGTTTCTGGATGAGATCGGTGATATGCCGCTGCACACTCAAACCCGGTTGTTACGGGTTCTCGAAGAGCGCCAGGTTGAGCCGGTAGGTTCTGAACGGGTTTTACCCATTGATGTGCGGATTATCTGCGCAACCAATGTCGGTTTGGAGAAAGCCGTTGGTCAAGGCCTGTTTCGCAGTGATCTCTACCATCGGATCAGTGTGCTGCGGATTCATTTACCACCCTTACGGGAACGACATGATGATATCCCGTTATTAGTCAATAAATTCCTGCAGCGTTTCAGTGACACTTATGGGCGTCGGGTCGAACGTTTGACTTCTGAAGCCATGGAGTTGCTGCAATCGTACATGTGGCCGGGCAATATTCGCGAGTTGCGCAATGTGATGGAGCGGGTATTCGTCGAGAATCATGCGCCGGTGATTGGTGCGCGAGCTTTTAGTGAATGGGTGAGAGAGCGACAGAACTTTGTCCAGTCCCGCTGGGATGAGTCGCCACGCCGCGAAGAACCTGCGTTAATTACACCTTACCAGCCTGCAGCGTCATCCTCTGTGATGAAATCAGTGTCTGATGAACCATTGACAGAAGACGCGATTCGGCAGGCATACGCAGCCAGCAACGGCAATCTCAG
This is a stretch of genomic DNA from uncultured Desulfuromonas sp.. It encodes these proteins:
- a CDS encoding sigma-54 dependent transcriptional regulator, encoding MYEPPVSHLPMVTPDLVLHGAPGGPWTVARISNELQTHLDHHVSIGAMVERVLSNVRPAIIPLAEEVLSSRQNVDDILLEFPDGQRYAAEFSDGGLSSDYRTHSVVVYLQPVGGRVDTEDEAFHDLVGRSVAMQEVFRKIRLYAASDAAVVITGETGTGKELVARAIHEESERRHGPYIALNCSAISEDLLESELFGHEKGAFTGAIRSHRGRFERANGGSLFLDEIGDMPLHTQTRLLRVLEERQVEPVGSERVLPIDVRIICATNVGLEKAVGQGLFRSDLYHRISVLRIHLPPLRERHDDIPLLVNKFLQRFSDTYGRRVERLTSEAMELLQSYMWPGNIRELRNVMERVFVENHAPVIGARAFSEWVRERQNFVQSRWDESPRREEPALITPYQPAASSSVMKSVSDEPLTEDAIRQAYAASNGNLSAAARRLGIHRATLYRHLKKLQIERDDLD